The genome window CGCGCCACCAGCGAGTCGCGCGCCGTCTTGGAAGTGGCGCCGTGCAGGAAGGGGACCTCGCTCCCGAAGCGCGCCTCCAGGTGCCCGCGCAGCAGATGCCCCATCTCCGCGAACTGGGTAAAGACGAGCGCGCGGTCGCCGAGCTCCAGCACCTCCTCCAGGATCTCCTCCAGCCGCGCCACCTTCCCAGACCTCCCCTCCAGCGCCGATCCGTCGCGGAGGAGGTGCGCGGGGTGGTTGCACACCTGCTTCAGCCGCGTGAGAGTCGCCAGCACCAGCCCGCGCCGCTCGATGCCTTCGCTCGCCTCGATGCGGGCCAGCATCTCGTCCACCGTCGCCTGGTAGAGCGACGCCTGCTCGCGCGTCAGGTTGCAGAAGACGCGCATCTCGTGCTTCTCAGGCAGGTCGCGGATGATGCGGCGGTCCGTCTTCAGGCGGCGAAGGATGAAGGGACGCGTCAGCCGCTGAAGCTCGGCGGCGCGCTCTGCGTCGTGGAAGCGCTCGATGGGCGTGGCGAAGCGGCGGCGGAACGCGGACACGGGGCCCAGGAGCCCGGGGTTGAGGAAGTCCAGGATCGACCACAGCTCCGCCAGCCGGTTCTCCACCGGTGTGCCCGTGAGCGCGATGCGGCGAGGCGTGCGAAAGGCGCGCACCGCCTGCGACTGGCGCGCCGCCGCGTTCTTGACGTTCTGCGCCTCGTCCAGCACCACGCGCCCCCACTCCACAGATGCCAGCTCGTCGCGGTCGCGCGCGGCGAGTGCGTACGTGGTGAGCACGAGGTCGCTCCCGCGCACGGCCTCCTGCAGCGCCGCCCCGCTCAGCCGCTCCGCCCCGTGGTGCACGTGCACCTCGAGCCCCGGCGCGAACCTCGCCGACTCCCTCTGCCAGTTCCCCACCAGCGACATCGGGCACACGAGGAGCGTCGGCGGCGGGCGCATCTTTCCGCGCCCCTTCTCCGCGCGCTCTGCCATGAGGAGCGCGAGGAGCTGGACGGTGTTGTGGGTGACGATGAAGTCATCCGTCACGTAGAGCTTGTCCGGCGCGTCCACGGCGATGCACTGAACCGGCTTGATCCCCACCGGCTGGACGTCCACGATCGCGCGGCTGGGCGGGTACTTCTCCCGTCCGCGATACGTCTCCGCTTTGCGGCGCAACGCAAAGGGCGCGATCGTGTTCGGAAGGCAGATGCTCATCCTGTACGCCGTCTGCCGCGCGGTTGGCTTCACGCGGATTTGCGCCCGCCCGCCGAGCGACTGCACCAGGAAGACCACGTCCTCCGCCAACTGCCGCGAGACCGACAGATACTCGATGTTGTTGTCGTTGGGCCGCACGTGCCCGTCGGTGTCCAGCAGGCCCTGGAGCAGCGCGACGCGCGATTGGACCGAGGCGAATTTGTAGACGTCGGGGATGTGCTTCGTCTCCGATCTGCAGCCGAACAGCCCCAGCTCCTGCAGAGCATCTCGCGCAACGTTACGCGCGCCGCGGGCAGGACCGGAGATGCGATAATCCACCGCTTTCGCGTAGACGAGCCGGGTGCCCTCGGGAATTCGTGCGGCGACTCGCTCCACCATCTCGGCTTCCCCGGTCGAGAAGATCACCCCGTGCGCGAGCCCGCCGTCGCCCAGCAGCGCGCCGAGAAGGTACGGGTCCAGCGGCAGCGCACCCTCGCGAAACTGGACCGGCGCCACCATCGGAATGAACCAGCGTGCATTCCCGGCCGCATCCCGCAGCCGTTCGCGGATCTCCTTCAGCGGCAGCACCTTCGGCGGTGTGCCCCGCATCTTCTGCACGGGCGAGAACACGCGCCAGAGATGTTCGTCGCAACACTCCGTAGAGCTGCCATCGCTGAAGGAGACGCGGAACACCTCGCGCTCGCCCTGCGGGTACACGCCGGTCACGCTGCACGGCTCACCCGAGCTTCCGATCACCTGGTCCCCAACGCGGATGTCGCCCATCGCCTTCCACCCGTCGGGCGTAAGGACCTTTGCATCCAGGGGCTGCGCTTTCCCGAGCCCCATGTCGTCCGCCAGACAGGCGCCGACACCCAGCCCGTCGAGGAAGGCGAGCCACCCCACGCCGCGGCGCTGGTAAGGCCGCAGCTTGCCGTTGAAGCCAGCGGGCGTCGGGACGGGTCTGGCCTGCGCATCGCCCGCACCGGCCAGCAGGTCGCCGACCCAGCCCTCCGCCTCCACGCCGGAGAGGGGAAGCCCCTCCGCCACCTCCTCCGCGCCGGCAGCGAGGCGCAGGAGCTGGGCGGCGGTCATCTCGCCGGTGGCGTGGCGGTCGAAGATGCGCAGCGCCGCCTCCACCTCCGACGGCTTCAGCTCCACCCATTCGCCGCGGAAGCGCACCAGCGGCACCTTGCGCCCGGCCAGCGCCCTGAACTCCTCGGCCGAGATCGAGGCGCCGCCCAGCGACACCTCCCAGTCGTAGGCGACGATGGCATCCAGCCCGAAACGCCCGGGCCCGTTCTCGCGCGGGACGGCGGGGCGGGCGCGGAGCTTGACGCCGAGACGCGCCGCGGGCCGGTTCCACCAGGGCGGCACGCGGACGGCGAAACCGGCCTGAGACAGGAGCGGCGCCCCCTCGCGCAGGAAGCGGAACGCCTCCTCCGCCGTCAGCTCCGCCTGCGTGGGATGCGGAGTGCGCAGCGCCGGCTCCAGCGGCGGAAAGAGGCGCATCGCCCGGCCCAGGTCCGCGATCAGCCGCTCCTGCGGGTCCGCCACCGAGCGCAGCACGCGGATAGGCCCCGGCGAGCGCCACACCTCCTCGGCGGTCACCATCAGCGATGGATCGTCCACGGACTGGAGGAGGAAGTCCAGGAGCCACGGATCGTCCAGGGTGGAGCCCTCCTCAGCCCCGGCAGGCGGGGTCAGGAAGAAGCAGGTGCGCACGCCGCCGCGCCCCGGCGGCACGATGCTCCTCGACCACGCCGCGAGGGCGTTCGCCAGCGGCTCCACCGTGTGCGCGTCGGCGCTAAAGGCACCGAAGCGGTCGGTGAGCGCGATCAGCCACCACTCGGCGGCGGAGCGGCGCGCCTTGCGGGGCGGCACCACGCGGCTCCCCACCAGCGCCTGCCGGACGCAGCGGTCCACCAGCGTCGCCAGCAGCCCGGCGACGCCGTCGTCCTCGCGCGCGGGCTCCGCGGCCCAGCACGCGCCGGGAAGCGCGCGGGCGAGCACGGCGAAGCGCTCCTCGTCGGCCGGATCGGAGAGCACGGGGCGCCATCCCACCGTCCACCCGCGACCGGATGGCCGCTCCAGCACGGGAAGGACGCGCCCCCTGGCCACCAGCTCCAGCGCCAGCTTCGCCACCTCCGCCATCCCGCGCAGCGTATCGCCGATCGCCACCCCCTGCGGCGCCGCGGCGGGGAGCGCGAGGAGGAAGTCCATCGCCCGGGAGGTCGTCCCGGAGAGGTACACGGCGGGCATCGTCCACAGCGCGCTCGCCACGCCCCCCTCGCCCGCCTCCGCCGATTCGAAGCGGTGCGCCTGGGGGGAAGCCTGTGGCGTGCGCGGATACGACGGGATGCGCAGGGTGAGGTCCTGGCGCGCCGCGTCCTTCCAATCGGTGAGCCCCACGCGCTCCAGGGCGTCGTGGAGCTCGCGCCACTCCGCGGCGAACGGGTGCGGCCACGGCTTGGAGGGCGGGTGGTTGGCGGCGCGCCGCCGCACCCCCACCCTTCGATGCTCCGACTCACCCCAAACCCGCAGCGTGGGATGGCTCCAGCATGCGTGCAGGACGATCAAGACAGCTCGGTCGGCGTTCGTGCTTCGTGGAGGGCTGCGCGCTTTCCGCGGCCGGGAGCGGGGAGGCTCGCAAAGAAGCGGCCAGGGGGAGGGAAGTGCGTGAGTGCGTTAGTGCGTGAGTGCGTCCCTAGCCCCTTTTGTCATCCTCAGCGAGCCGCCCGCCCAGACGCCGCGCCGTACGCCGGTCTCCTGCGGCGAACGAAGGATCTACCGGCAACACACGAGGCCGGCGTCCAAGAGCCAACCCCTCACCACGCACAGTAATCCTTCGCTCCGCGCCCAAGTACAGAGCACGGGCGAGAACGGAGCAGCGCGTCGCTCAGGATGACTGAAAATTGGCGAGCCCACTTCAGTGGGCTTCGCGTGGTTCCAGCCGGGGGCTTCAGCCCCCGGTGCCGTTCGCCCGCACCCCCCCCGCCGCACACAAATACACGCGAACACCCCTCCCCCGCAGTTTGGGGGAGGGGTCGCGAGGAACGAGCGGGGGAGGGGGCCCCCCTACCCCTGCTGCGCCGTGGCCCTCTGCCGCAGCCGCTCCTCGCGCTCGCGAAGCTCCGGCGTGAGCGCCTCGCCGAAGTCCTCCGCCTCGAAGATCGGTCGGATCTCCAGCTCCTCATCCCGGAACGGCGCGCGCTTCAGCCACTCGACCGCCTCGTCCATGTCCTTCACCTGCCACACCCAGAACCCGGCCACCAGCTCCTTGGTCTCGGTGAACGGCCCGTCGATCACCGTTCGCTCCTTGCCGTTGAAGCGCACGCGCTTCGCCCGCGAAGTGGGGTGGAGCCCCTCGCCCGCCACCATCACGCCCGCGTTCACCAGCTCCTCGTTGTACTGCCCCATCTCGGCCAGCATCTCTTCGGTGGGCATCACACCGGCCTCGGAATCGGCGTTGGCCTTCACCAGAACCATGACTCGCATCGGTCGTATCCTTGTAATCGGTTTGGGATCTGTACCGCGTTCTACCTGTACGTCGAACGAGCCGCGGCGGAATCGACACGTGGAAGGCGACAGAGTAGCCGGGCAGTGCGATGCGATCAAGTTCCGGCGGCGCACGAGAGAGCGGCCCCGCGCCGAAGCACGGGGCCGCATCTGTTCTTCCGCCAACCCGCGAGCTAGCCGGGGAACGGCGAGGTCGACGCGGGCTGCGCCTCGGGGCGGGGCTGCCGCACGCGGGGCGGGCGGCCAAAGGTGGACTGTACGGTCAGGTGCAGCGCGCGCGAAGTCTGCGCCCGCTCCGTGATCTGAAGGACGTTGTCGTCGCCGGCGCGCACGCGGAAGCGCTGCGTGTTGAACGGATCGGACAGGCGCAGCGTCACGTTCAGCTTCTCGCCGTACAGCTTCTGCCGCACCGAAAGGTTGGCGATCGAGAATGCTTCGAAGCGGCCGCCCTCGATGGCCATCGGCGCGCGGTAGAAGTACGACGCGCTGAGCGAAGTGCGC of Longimicrobium sp. contains these proteins:
- a CDS encoding SNF2-related protein is translated as MIVLHACWSHPTLRVWGESEHRRVGVRRRAANHPPSKPWPHPFAAEWRELHDALERVGLTDWKDAARQDLTLRIPSYPRTPQASPQAHRFESAEAGEGGVASALWTMPAVYLSGTTSRAMDFLLALPAAAPQGVAIGDTLRGMAEVAKLALELVARGRVLPVLERPSGRGWTVGWRPVLSDPADEERFAVLARALPGACWAAEPAREDDGVAGLLATLVDRCVRQALVGSRVVPPRKARRSAAEWWLIALTDRFGAFSADAHTVEPLANALAAWSRSIVPPGRGGVRTCFFLTPPAGAEEGSTLDDPWLLDFLLQSVDDPSLMVTAEEVWRSPGPIRVLRSVADPQERLIADLGRAMRLFPPLEPALRTPHPTQAELTAEEAFRFLREGAPLLSQAGFAVRVPPWWNRPAARLGVKLRARPAVPRENGPGRFGLDAIVAYDWEVSLGGASISAEEFRALAGRKVPLVRFRGEWVELKPSEVEAALRIFDRHATGEMTAAQLLRLAAGAEEVAEGLPLSGVEAEGWVGDLLAGAGDAQARPVPTPAGFNGKLRPYQRRGVGWLAFLDGLGVGACLADDMGLGKAQPLDAKVLTPDGWKAMGDIRVGDQVIGSSGEPCSVTGVYPQGEREVFRVSFSDGSSTECCDEHLWRVFSPVQKMRGTPPKVLPLKEIRERLRDAAGNARWFIPMVAPVQFREGALPLDPYLLGALLGDGGLAHGVIFSTGEAEMVERVAARIPEGTRLVYAKAVDYRISGPARGARNVARDALQELGLFGCRSETKHIPDVYKFASVQSRVALLQGLLDTDGHVRPNDNNIEYLSVSRQLAEDVVFLVQSLGGRAQIRVKPTARQTAYRMSICLPNTIAPFALRRKAETYRGREKYPPSRAIVDVQPVGIKPVQCIAVDAPDKLYVTDDFIVTHNTVQLLALLMAERAEKGRGKMRPPPTLLVCPMSLVGNWQRESARFAPGLEVHVHHGAERLSGAALQEAVRGSDLVLTTYALAARDRDELASVEWGRVVLDEAQNVKNAAARQSQAVRAFRTPRRIALTGTPVENRLAELWSILDFLNPGLLGPVSAFRRRFATPIERFHDAERAAELQRLTRPFILRRLKTDRRIIRDLPEKHEMRVFCNLTREQASLYQATVDEMLARIEASEGIERRGLVLATLTRLKQVCNHPAHLLRDGSALEGRSGKVARLEEILEEVLELGDRALVFTQFAEMGHLLRGHLEARFGSEVPFLHGATSKTARDSLVARFQEGDGPSILLLSLKAGGTGLNLTAANHVIHFDRWWNPAVEDQATDRAFRIGQRRDVQVRKLVCAGTLEERIDAMIEEKKQLAESVLGAGEAWLTELSTAQLRQVVALAADAVSE
- a CDS encoding YciI family protein → MRVMVLVKANADSEAGVMPTEEMLAEMGQYNEELVNAGVMVAGEGLHPTSRAKRVRFNGKERTVIDGPFTETKELVAGFWVWQVKDMDEAVEWLKRAPFRDEELEIRPIFEAEDFGEALTPELREREERLRQRATAQQG